Part of the Bacteroidales bacterium genome is shown below.
AATTTCAAATTTGAATGTAAGCGGGGCTGCAAGGATTGAAGGTAGCAACACAATTACTTCCACAAATCTTGACATTATAGCGTCCGGTGCTTCAGAAGTCAGGCTCGATATAGACGTTGAGCAGCTTAAGGTGGATGCAAGTGGCGCCTCTGATGTTAAGCTAACCGGCTCGGCAGGCTCAAGTAATCTTATGGCCAGCGGGGCAGCCCACATAAAAGCAAAGGATTTGGTTAGCGAAGTCTCCACAGCCAATGCAAGCGGTGCATCAAGTATTTCTGTAAATTCTAATACAAAAGTAACCACAAAAACAAGTGGCGCCGGGGATATCAATGTATATGGCGACCCGGCAGTTGAAACAAGTGATGAGACCGTTACTAAAACAAAAACAATCGTTATTGATGAAGATGGAGAAACAACACGCGTCACTGCAGGAAATTTTAATGTCGAAGTCATTGACGGCGATTCCACAACCATTGTCATTGGTAACCGGACATTGATTGTGGACGACGATGGAGACGTTTCTTTTAAAAAGATCAAACGCAACAAATTCAATGGTCATTGGGGTGGTTTTGATCTGGGTATCAATGGCTATGTAGATAGTGATTTTAACATTGAGGTTCCGGATGAATATAGTTTTCTTGACCTGAAGTATGAAAAATCCATTGATGTCAGCATAAATTTTTACGAACAAAATATCAACCTGGTCAATAACAAATTTGGTATGATCACAGGGCTTGGCCTGAGGTGGAACAACTACCGCCTGGACAATAATATCCAAATGGTTCCTGATTCAGTAAAGATTTATGGTTATCCTGACACCGAAATTGCCTGGGAAAAAAGCAAAATAGTGGCCAACTATCTCACTGTGCCATTGCTTTTCGAATACCAGACCAACCGCCATTCGGGCACAGACAGCTTTCATGTTACCGCAGGAATGATGCTGGGCTGGCGGTTCAGAACCTACACCAAGATGATGAACCAGGAAACCGGGCGTAATGTGGAAAAAATTAAAGGTGAGAGTTTTCACATGAACCCGTTCCGCTACGATGCCATGGCGCGTATCGGATGGGGCGTGATCAACCTTTATGCTACCTACTCGCTCAATACACTGTTCCAGGATAATCAGGGGCCTGAACTTTATCCCTTTGCTATAGGCATTACTCTGGTAGGGTGGTAATCTTCTTACAGGTATTCACCTCATAAAAGAGAAGTTGTCCGGCGCAACTTCTCTTTTTTATTTCGCTTCAGCTACTCCTGATGTCCTGATCTTTTCTTTATGCTAACTTTGCTCCGGTTCCTCAGCATTTTAATTATTAATTTATCTGAAAAATGATCACTACTTTGCTTATTATCAACGCTGTACTTCTCCTTACAGCAATTGCCCTGATTATTATTTTTCGCCCAAAGGCTGCCGTTGAAATGGATGATATTTCCGGCAGGGTGAAAGAGTTACAAGGAAATTTACAAAAACTGGAAACCAGCCTTAAAGATGATTTCCGGATTAACCGAGAGGAAGGTAGCCGCCTGAACAAGGAAAACCGTGAGGAACTTAGCGGGAAATTTTCGGAGTTTTCTACCCAGCTTATTGGACAGCTCGAAAAAAACTTTGCCCAGGTACAGGAACGGCTGAAAGAGTTGACTCAGCAGGCCAAAACCGACAGTTTGCAGATGCGGGAGGAGATGAAGAAGGAAATCGCAGCGTTTCAGGAGGCGTTTGATAAAAATGTGCGCTCTTTTAATGAGTTGCAGCGTGAGAAGTTTGGCCAGTTGATTGAAGAATTGCGTCAGAAATTCGGCACGCTCGAAGAGAAACTCAGGGAAAAACTTGGATTGCTCGAAGCTCAGCAGAAAGAACTGGTGGAGACAACCGGTAAAAAATTGGAGCAAATGCGTGAAACCGTTGATGAAAAATTGCAAAAGACGCTGAACGAGCGGCTCAGCCAGTCATTTGAAACGGTAGGGAAGCAGTTGCAGGCAGTACAGGAAGGTTTGGGAGAAATGAAAAACCTTGCACAAGATGTTGGCGGGTTAAAAAAGGTGCTGAGCAATGTGAAGATTCGCGGCGGAATTGGCGAGGTGCAACTTTCGATGCTGCTCGATCAGATGCTGGCGCCGGATCAGTTTGAAAGCAATGTGGTGACAAAAAAAGGCAGCAGTGAACGGGTTGAGTTTGCCATCAGGCTCCCCGGCCGCGACGAAAGCCAGAGCGTGGTTTACCTTCCCATTGATGCCAAATTTCCTAAAGAGACCTATGAGCACCTTGTGGATGCTTATGAAAGCGGTGATCCTGTTGCCATTGATTCGGCCAATAAAAACATTGAAAATGTCATTAAAAAGATGGCGAAAGATATCCGGGACAAGTACCTCGATCCGCCGAATACGACCGATTTTGCCATCATGTTTTTGCCCTTCGAGGGCATCTATGCCGAAGTAATACGCAGGTCGGCACTCTTCGAACAGTTGCACAGTGAGTTTAAAATAGTGGTCACAGGTCCCACGACCCTTGCGGCCATCCTCAACAGTCTGCAGATGGGTTTTCGTACGCTCGTAATTCAGAAGCGAAGCAGTGAGGTCTGGTCAATTTTAGGGGCTGTCAAAGCTGAGTTTGAAAAGTTTGGCGGGCTGCTCGACAAAGCCCATAAGCAAATCACAACTGCCGGTCAGACCATCGAACAACTCAAGGGAACACGTACTAACGCGATCAACCGTAAGTTACAAGGCGTGATGGCGCTACCATCGGATGACACCGGTGAAGTATTTCAGGCACTGGAAGCAGCAGAAGATTTGGACGAGTAGCGGTTCTATTGCTTATCAAACACCAGCACTGTGCGGTTTGGAATATAAACTTTGAGATAATGTTTGCCGCTAAGGGTATCGAACATTGTGATGTACTTACGGCTATCGTCAACCCGGTTATGGCCACCGAATTCCGGTGAATCTGAATTGAGAATGATCCTGTAATCACCACTTTCCAGGACAAAAAACTCATAATCGGGAATGGAGTGACTGGTATGAAAATTGAAAACGAAGATCAGACCAGCCTTTTCGAAGATCAATGTTTTATTGTCCTCGTCGTTGCTGATCTTATACCCATAACCGGCATTAAGCACATCTTTCTCTTTAATCATTTTGATCATTGCCTTGTCGAACTCGGCAAGGAAACGGTATTTCAGTTTCGGATCGTCGCGTAATGACCACTGACGGCGGGCATAATGATAGCTCCAGTCGTTGCCCTGGCGGGGGAAGTCAATCCATTCAGGGTGACCAAATTCGTTGCCGATAAAGTTGAGATAAGCCTGGCCTCCAAGAGCAATAGTGATCAGCCGGATCATTTTGTGCAGCGCGATGCCACGGTCTATCACCAAATGCTGGTCATCCACCTGCATGTGGAAGTACATCTCTTTATCCATCAGCCAGAAAGCAATAGTTTTATCGCCAACCAGCGCCTGATCGTGCGATTCGGCGTAAGCGATGGTTTTTATGTCGGGACGACGATCGGTGAGGGTGTGCCACAGATTGTCCATGTGCCATTCCTCGTCTTTTTTCTCTTTCAGGGTTTTGACCCAGAAATCAGGTATTCCCATGGCGAGCCGGTAATCAAATCCTATCCCGCCCTCTTCCACCGGGCGGCAGAGACCTGGCATACCACTGACATCTTCCGCAATCGAAACGGCATCCATTTTCACCTGGTGAATCAGCGTGTTGGCCAGTTGCAGGTAGGTGATGGCGTCAAACTCAACACCGTCGGTGAAATATTTATCCCTGTCTCCAAATGTGGTGTTTCCATGATGGAAATACATCATCGAAGTGACGCCATCAAAACGGAAGCCGTCAAAATGAAACTCCTTCAGCCAGTATTTCAGGTTAGAAAGCAGGAACTGGATGACCTCTGTTTTTCCGTAATCAAAAACCTTGGAATCCCAGTTGGGATGATTTCCACGTTCGCCCGGATGGGTAAACTGATGATCGGTACCATCAAATTCGTTCAACCCTTCGTTCAGGTTTTTTACTGTGTGCGAATGCACGATGTCCATGATCACTGCAATGCCCATGTTATGGGCTTTTTTTACCAATTCCTTCAACTCTTCCGGGGTTCCGAAGCGGCTGGAAGGGGCGAAGAAATTGGACACATGATAGCCAAATGATCCGTAATACGGATGTTCAGCCACGGCCATCAGTTGTATTGCGTTGTAACCGGCTGCTTTGATGCGCGGCAGAACATTTTCAGCAAACTCAATGTAGGTGCCAACTCCATATTTCTCTTGTGCCATGCCTACATGACATTCATAAATCAGCAGGTTTTTCAGGTCACCAACTTTAAACATGTCGTCTTTCCACGAAAAAGGCTTTTCGGGTATCCACAGTTGTCCGGCAAAATCCTTGGTCAAATCGTCCTGAACCACACGGTTAATCCAAACCGGGACACGCTCTTTCCATCCGTTGGCTGCATGAACGAGCACTTTCAGTTTACTGTTATGGATAAATCTTGTTTTGTAGGTTTTATCATCGAGAAAAATTTCCCAAACCCCGTTTTCTTTTTTTGTGAGGGGATGAGAAGTACGGTTCCAGTCGTTGAAATCGCCGGTAAGAAACAGATCAAATGCCGCCGGCGCCCATTCACGATAGTACCAGCCTTTTGCTTTCTTGTCGTAATGGATGCCAAAAAAAGTATAGGCATCGGCAAACTCATGCAAGCTGCCATATTGATCTTCAATTTGGGCCAGGCGGGACTGAA
Proteins encoded:
- a CDS encoding DUF2807 domain-containing protein, producing MKRIHQTFTGLFLAMILVIATSPVSAQRLNGNKNVVSQERTVENFTGIDVGGAFVVYLTIKDQTTLKVEADENLLDAITTKVKGDRLYISSSGLRNATKLNIYVTVPEISNLNVSGAARIEGSNTITSTNLDIIASGASEVRLDIDVEQLKVDASGASDVKLTGSAGSSNLMASGAAHIKAKDLVSEVSTANASGASSISVNSNTKVTTKTSGAGDINVYGDPAVETSDETVTKTKTIVIDEDGETTRVTAGNFNVEVIDGDSTTIVIGNRTLIVDDDGDVSFKKIKRNKFNGHWGGFDLGINGYVDSDFNIEVPDEYSFLDLKYEKSIDVSINFYEQNINLVNNKFGMITGLGLRWNNYRLDNNIQMVPDSVKIYGYPDTEIAWEKSKIVANYLTVPLLFEYQTNRHSGTDSFHVTAGMMLGWRFRTYTKMMNQETGRNVEKIKGESFHMNPFRYDAMARIGWGVINLYATYSLNTLFQDNQGPELYPFAIGITLVGW
- the rmuC gene encoding DNA recombination protein RmuC; this translates as MDDISGRVKELQGNLQKLETSLKDDFRINREEGSRLNKENREELSGKFSEFSTQLIGQLEKNFAQVQERLKELTQQAKTDSLQMREEMKKEIAAFQEAFDKNVRSFNELQREKFGQLIEELRQKFGTLEEKLREKLGLLEAQQKELVETTGKKLEQMRETVDEKLQKTLNERLSQSFETVGKQLQAVQEGLGEMKNLAQDVGGLKKVLSNVKIRGGIGEVQLSMLLDQMLAPDQFESNVVTKKGSSERVEFAIRLPGRDESQSVVYLPIDAKFPKETYEHLVDAYESGDPVAIDSANKNIENVIKKMAKDIRDKYLDPPNTTDFAIMFLPFEGIYAEVIRRSALFEQLHSEFKIVVTGPTTLAAILNSLQMGFRTLVIQKRSSEVWSILGAVKAEFEKFGGLLDKAHKQITTAGQTIEQLKGTRTNAINRKLQGVMALPSDDTGEVFQALEAAEDLDE
- a CDS encoding alpha amylase C-terminal domain-containing protein, whose translation is MTTKRADKTRLALVESDPWLEPAETEIENRLKRFQSRLAQIEDQYGSLHEFADAYTFFGIHYDKKAKGWYYREWAPAAFDLFLTGDFNDWNRTSHPLTKKENGVWEIFLDDKTYKTRFIHNSKLKVLVHAANGWKERVPVWINRVVQDDLTKDFAGQLWIPEKPFSWKDDMFKVGDLKNLLIYECHVGMAQEKYGVGTYIEFAENVLPRIKAAGYNAIQLMAVAEHPYYGSFGYHVSNFFAPSSRFGTPEELKELVKKAHNMGIAVIMDIVHSHTVKNLNEGLNEFDGTDHQFTHPGERGNHPNWDSKVFDYGKTEVIQFLLSNLKYWLKEFHFDGFRFDGVTSMMYFHHGNTTFGDRDKYFTDGVEFDAITYLQLANTLIHQVKMDAVSIAEDVSGMPGLCRPVEEGGIGFDYRLAMGIPDFWVKTLKEKKDEEWHMDNLWHTLTDRRPDIKTIAYAESHDQALVGDKTIAFWLMDKEMYFHMQVDDQHLVIDRGIALHKMIRLITIALGGQAYLNFIGNEFGHPEWIDFPRQGNDWSYHYARRQWSLRDDPKLKYRFLAEFDKAMIKMIKEKDVLNAGYGYKISNDEDNKTLIFEKAGLIFVFNFHTSHSIPDYEFFVLESGDYRIILNSDSPEFGGHNRVDDSRKYITMFDTLSGKHYLKVYIPNRTVLVFDKQ